One Malania oleifera isolate guangnan ecotype guangnan chromosome 10, ASM2987363v1, whole genome shotgun sequence genomic region harbors:
- the LOC131166331 gene encoding probable nucleoredoxin 1, with product MANADVSQGLPQAYDLQSLLRGEQRDFLVRNNGDQVKIEDLKGKKVGLYFTATWCRPSQKFTPKLAEVYRELSAKGDFEIVFVSLDENAESFNEFFSKMPWLAVPYSDSDALKRVTESITVSFVPYLLILDEEGGVLTREGRKIVEKHGAEAYPFTAERIQELGN from the exons ATGGCGAATGCTGATGTCTCCCAAGGCCTCCCTCAGGCTTACGATCTTCAGTCTCTCCTCCGCGGCGAGCAGAGAGATTTTCTCGTTCGGAACAACGGGGATCAG GTTAAAATTGAGGATTTGAAAGGGAAGAAGGTCGGGCTGTACTTCACCGCGACATGGTGCCGTCCCTCTCAGAAGTTCACCCCTAAATTGGCGGAGGTGTACCGCGAACTCTCGGCGAAAGGAGATTTCGAGATCGTTTTCGTCTCGCTGGACGAAAACGCGGAGTCGTTCAACGAATTCTTCTCCAAGATGCCGTGGCTGGCGGTGCCCTACTCCGACTCAGACGCTCTCAAACGCGTGACCGAATCGATTACGGTCTCATTTGTGCCCTACCTTTTGATCCTCGATGAAGAAGGGGGAGTGTTGACTCGCGAGGGCAGGAAGATCGTAGAGAAACATGGAGCGGAAGCATATCCTTTCACCGCTGAAAGGATCCAAGAACTAGGCAATTAA